DNA sequence from the Cupriavidus oxalaticus genome:
ATGAGCGCAGCCAACACGGAAACGCTGGCGCGCATGCGCGCCGCACTGGACCAGCACGTGGCCGGGTCGATGCCGGCGCAGGAACTCGTGCGCGCATGGCGCGATGCCGGCGGCGGGCTGGCGCTGCCACCCGTCTATGGCCAGGCGATGGAGGAACTGCTGCGCAGGCTGGAGATGTCGGCGGTGTTTGCGCAGGACAGCTGCTCGTTCTCGAGCAGCGCGGTGACGGACCAGTTGGCGCGCTGGCTGGACAAGGCGGCGACGGCCTGAGGCCGCAACGCTTCGCCGCGGCAGTTTCCGCAGTCGCCGCCGCGGCTCAACGCTTCATCATCCCCGTCAGCGTCTCCACGAACTCCAGCGACAGCCGCGACAGCGGCTCCGTCTGCACATGGAAGATCTGCACCGAGGCATTGACCTTGGTGCGGATCGGCACGGCAACGATGTTGGGCCAGTTCGCGCCGAATACCGTCATCGCATCGACCAGCGCGATGCCGGCGCCGGCCTGCGCCAGCGCGCGCGCCACGTGCGCCTGCTCCACCTGCACCCGCATGTCGGGCTGGTCACCATCGTTGCCGAACATCTCGTGCACCAGCAGCGCGAACGGCACCTCGGGCCCATAGCCGATCAGGTCTTCGCCGACCAGGTCGGCCGGACGCACCCATTTGCGCGTGGCCAGCCGATGTTCCACCGGCACCAGCGCCACGATCTCGTTCTTCACCAGCAGCCGCGCCTCAAGGTTGGGGTGCGTCAGCGGCATGTTCGATACCGCCAGGTCCACCTGTCCCGATAGCAGCGCGCGCAGCATGTTGCCCGGAATCTGCGTGCGCACCACCACGCGCACCGCCGGGTGCGCGGCGCGGAAGCTGGCGATCGCGCGCGGCAGCACGGTCTGCCCCAGGTTGGGGCTGCATGTGATGCGCAGGCTGCCGGTCCGGTTGGCGGCGAGATCCTCCGCGATCTCGTTGACGCGCTCGATCCCTTCATAGACCGCATTCACTTCGCCCAGCAGCCGCCGCGCTTCCGGCGTGGGGTAGAGCCGCCCCTTGGTGCGGCGGAACAACTCGAGGCCGAGGCGCTGTTCGGTGTGCGACATCAGCCGGCTGATGGCCGGTTGCGACACATAAAGCAGCTTAGAGGCGCCGCTGATGGAACCGGTCAGCATCACCGCGCGGAAGACTTCGATCTGGCGCAGGTTCATTTTCATGGCATTAACCTGATGTTAAGGCAGGCGGATATATAAGCATATGACAGTCAAGGGCGCCAACCCTACACTGGACTCCATCGACACACCACACACTGATCTGGAGAGCGGGGACCGCATGGCTGATATTCATCTCACCTATCTCAACGGCCGGGACATTGCGCGGCTGGAAATGACCGACGCCGAAATCATCGACGCGGTGGAGCAGGCACTGATCGCGCAGGGCAACGGCCAGACCGTGATCGAGCCGCGCATGCACCTGATGCCGGACCCCGCCTTCAACGGCCACTTCAACGTGCTGCGCGGCTACGTGGCGCCGCTGGGGCTGGCCGGCGTCAAGGTGGTCGGCGATTTCGTCGACAACTACAAGCTCGGCCTGCCTTCGGAGATGGCCATGCTGAACCTGTTCGATCCGCGCACCGGCATGCCGGTCGCGGTGATCGATGCCACCTTCATTACCGATGCCCGCACCGGGGCGCTGACCGCGCTCGGTGCCAGGCACCTGGCGCGCCGCGACAGCAAGGTGCTCGGCCACATCGGCGCGCGCGGCACTTCCTACTGGAACGTGCGCCTGCTCGACAGCCTCTATGACTTCGACGAGATCCGCGTGCATTCGCGCCGCCCGGAAAGCCGCAATGCCTTTGCCGCGCGGCTGGAGCGCGATCTCGGCAAGAAGATCGTGGTGACCGAGGACTGGGAATCGTGCGTGCGCGGCGCCGACATCGTGGTCGAGGCCTCGCGCCTGGAACGCCCGACGCCGATGCTCAAGACCGAATGGATCAAGCCCGGTGCGTTCGTCGTGCCCTACGGCACCATGAGCGCGGTCGAGCTGTCGCTGACCGACATCATGACGCGGATGGTGGTGGACCACTGGGGCCAGTGCAAGGGCGGCATGTTCGGCTCGCTGCGCGCGCATGTCGAAGCGGGCAAGCTGACGGAACAGACGCTCTACGGCGAGCTGGGCGAGATCGCCGCGGGCCGCAAGCCGGGCCGCCAGAGCGACGACGAGACCAACCTGTTCTGGCACCGCGGCCTGTCGCTGAGCGATATCGCGCTGGGACACGCCATCCTGAAGAAGGCCGGGCAGCGCGGGCTGGGCCAGCAGCTGGTGTACGCATGATCGCCAATGCCCGCATGTACGCGGTAACGCCGCAGGCCGAAGCGGCATGGCG
Encoded proteins:
- a CDS encoding LysR substrate-binding domain-containing protein translates to MKMNLRQIEVFRAVMLTGSISGASKLLYVSQPAISRLMSHTEQRLGLELFRRTKGRLYPTPEARRLLGEVNAVYEGIERVNEIAEDLAANRTGSLRITCSPNLGQTVLPRAIASFRAAHPAVRVVVRTQIPGNMLRALLSGQVDLAVSNMPLTHPNLEARLLVKNEIVALVPVEHRLATRKWVRPADLVGEDLIGYGPEVPFALLVHEMFGNDGDQPDMRVQVEQAHVARALAQAGAGIALVDAMTVFGANWPNIVAVPIRTKVNASVQIFHVQTEPLSRLSLEFVETLTGMMKR
- a CDS encoding ornithine cyclodeaminase family protein, whose translation is MADIHLTYLNGRDIARLEMTDAEIIDAVEQALIAQGNGQTVIEPRMHLMPDPAFNGHFNVLRGYVAPLGLAGVKVVGDFVDNYKLGLPSEMAMLNLFDPRTGMPVAVIDATFITDARTGALTALGARHLARRDSKVLGHIGARGTSYWNVRLLDSLYDFDEIRVHSRRPESRNAFAARLERDLGKKIVVTEDWESCVRGADIVVEASRLERPTPMLKTEWIKPGAFVVPYGTMSAVELSLTDIMTRMVVDHWGQCKGGMFGSLRAHVEAGKLTEQTLYGELGEIAAGRKPGRQSDDETNLFWHRGLSLSDIALGHAILKKAGQRGLGQQLVYA